Proteins encoded within one genomic window of Sulfurovum sp. XGS-02:
- a CDS encoding adenine-specific methyltransferase EcoRI family protein, producing MAEKVLNSNLHRAIDSKEDEFYTQFPGIERELKHYKKHFKDKVVYCNCNDREFKNND from the coding sequence ATGGCAGAAAAAGTACTAAATTCGAATCTCCATAGAGCAATAGACTCCAAAGAAGATGAGTTTTATACCCAGTTTCCCGGTATTGAAAGGGAATTGAAACACTACAAAAAACACTTCAAAGATAAAGTAGTTTATTGTAATTGTAATGACCGAGAGTTTAAAAATAATGATTAG
- a CDS encoding DNA mismatch repair protein produces MKVGKAKEIAELLNIQLTRKSKAVLENSVSNPLLAGVPAVSLDRYLSRLIATKKYTIIVVKQKGEMPNIKRYVSNIISPGTNFEYLSEPSENNIVSLLIDENAGIFSVGYAAIDVSTGKTICNEIHSTRDDKTYALDEAFNLLQTYTTSEVIITLDSKEIDKEWIIHYLELESLHYSLNTKRFKIQFQNELFTRVFNINSFLSSIEFLDLERHPYTTESLAVLIDFIIEHDESIIEKMNKPQFLGNNRYMYIGNNAMEQLSVISRDPSDITLLDLIDKTSTAFGKRLLKERLLNPICDKALLEARYNLTELLLPSINRFETHLKQIYDLERITRRIKLRKLHPVELTYIAMSLDAILKLLDDAQSNGLEIEGNLYDETQEMLKVLHDTFELDICARFRIEQINDNLFKDGVYPAIDTIVKSQQKEVNKMEDVAAHVESLFDQDKLFSGTAKYTTVNYLESEGYFLNLTKNRFTLIEKSLKDSFVTIDNQHHFFKDFHYKYLKNAVKVQAPLFEEITRNYEASQVKLVSLVKQRYIESLDLLENRFSLLLDKLIVFIADIDVAISNAKCSKTMNLSRPIIEEGNFYEAIALRHPIIESNDERGIYVPNDVFLGENNGTTHNHITLNASDGEDVLGTLLYGINSSGKSSLMKSIGISVVLAQAGFFVPAVELRFGLYEKLFTRIVSQDNLYKGLSTFAVEMMELKNIFNRANARSLVLGDEISQGTETESALAIVSSAILKLISLRSTFIFATHLHQLGSIPQLQSMKQLIFLHLGIKYDESNDTLIYNRVLQLGMGDSLYGLEFAKSLHMDSEFLNMAQTIRENLNNSGSDIKKLRRQKSSKYNKDLYLSKCALCEESVEDVHHIAEQKHANQEGQIEHFHKNHKYNLIPLCKNHHNLVHEGKINISGFVMTSEGLKLHYEIKS; encoded by the coding sequence ATGAAAGTAGGTAAGGCCAAAGAGATAGCCGAACTGCTCAACATACAACTCACTCGAAAAAGCAAAGCCGTACTCGAAAACTCGGTTTCCAATCCTCTTCTTGCAGGTGTCCCGGCCGTCTCACTGGACCGTTACCTCTCCCGTCTCATTGCTACCAAAAAATATACCATCATCGTGGTCAAACAAAAAGGAGAGATGCCGAACATCAAACGCTATGTCTCCAACATCATCTCTCCGGGTACAAACTTTGAATACCTGAGTGAACCCTCTGAGAATAACATCGTCTCTCTGCTCATCGATGAGAATGCCGGCATCTTCTCCGTAGGGTATGCGGCGATAGATGTGAGTACAGGTAAAACCATCTGTAACGAGATACACTCCACCCGCGATGACAAAACCTATGCCCTGGATGAAGCGTTCAACCTTCTGCAAACCTATACGACTTCAGAGGTCATCATCACGCTTGATAGTAAAGAGATTGACAAAGAGTGGATTATTCACTATTTGGAACTTGAGTCTCTGCACTACTCTCTCAATACAAAACGGTTTAAAATACAATTTCAAAATGAGCTCTTCACCCGGGTCTTCAACATCAACTCTTTTCTCTCCAGTATAGAGTTTCTTGACCTTGAGAGACATCCTTATACCACAGAGTCTCTGGCTGTACTGATCGACTTTATCATCGAACATGATGAGAGTATCATAGAGAAGATGAACAAGCCGCAGTTCTTGGGGAATAATCGTTATATGTACATCGGCAACAATGCCATGGAACAGCTTTCAGTGATTTCCCGCGATCCTTCCGACATCACACTGCTTGACCTGATAGACAAAACATCGACTGCTTTTGGCAAACGTCTTCTCAAGGAGCGCTTGCTCAACCCTATCTGTGATAAAGCACTGCTTGAAGCACGGTATAACCTCACAGAACTGTTACTGCCGAGCATCAACCGTTTTGAGACACATCTGAAACAGATCTATGACCTTGAGCGTATCACGCGGCGTATCAAACTGCGTAAACTGCATCCTGTAGAATTGACATACATTGCGATGTCCCTGGATGCCATTTTGAAACTGCTTGACGATGCCCAAAGTAATGGCCTTGAGATAGAGGGGAACCTCTATGATGAAACTCAGGAGATGCTGAAAGTGTTACATGACACGTTTGAACTGGATATCTGTGCACGCTTCCGTATAGAACAGATCAATGACAACCTCTTTAAAGACGGGGTCTATCCTGCTATTGACACTATTGTCAAGAGTCAGCAAAAAGAGGTCAACAAAATGGAAGATGTAGCCGCCCATGTTGAATCCCTTTTTGACCAAGACAAACTGTTCTCCGGCACTGCTAAATATACAACGGTCAATTACCTTGAAAGCGAAGGGTATTTTCTCAACCTTACAAAAAACCGTTTTACCCTCATAGAGAAGTCCCTTAAGGACTCTTTCGTGACCATTGACAACCAACATCACTTCTTTAAAGACTTTCACTATAAATACTTAAAAAATGCCGTCAAGGTACAGGCACCTCTTTTTGAAGAGATCACGAGAAACTACGAAGCCTCTCAGGTCAAACTCGTTTCCCTTGTCAAACAACGCTATATAGAGAGTCTTGATCTACTTGAAAACAGGTTCTCTTTACTGCTTGACAAACTGATAGTCTTCATCGCCGACATCGATGTGGCGATCTCCAATGCAAAATGCAGCAAAACGATGAACCTCTCCCGTCCTATCATAGAAGAGGGTAACTTTTATGAGGCGATAGCCTTGCGACATCCTATTATAGAGTCCAATGACGAAAGAGGTATTTATGTGCCTAATGATGTTTTTTTAGGAGAGAACAATGGGACAACACACAACCATATTACCCTCAATGCCAGTGACGGTGAAGATGTTCTAGGTACGCTTTTGTACGGTATCAACTCTTCAGGGAAGTCCTCATTGATGAAAAGTATAGGGATCTCAGTGGTCCTGGCACAAGCCGGTTTTTTTGTCCCTGCGGTGGAACTTCGTTTCGGGCTCTATGAGAAACTCTTTACACGGATCGTTTCACAAGACAATCTTTACAAAGGGTTGTCAACCTTTGCTGTGGAGATGATGGAGCTCAAAAACATCTTCAACCGTGCAAATGCGCGCTCTTTGGTCCTAGGTGATGAGATAAGCCAAGGGACGGAAACAGAATCTGCCCTTGCCATCGTTTCAAGTGCTATACTCAAACTTATCTCTTTGAGATCGACCTTTATCTTCGCAACGCACTTGCATCAGCTGGGAAGCATCCCTCAGCTGCAAAGTATGAAACAGCTTATCTTCCTGCATCTGGGGATCAAGTATGATGAAAGTAATGATACCCTCATCTATAACCGTGTACTGCAGTTAGGCATGGGAGACAGCCTTTACGGACTGGAGTTTGCCAAATCACTCCATATGGACAGTGAATTTCTCAATATGGCACAGACTATTCGGGAGAATCTGAACAATAGCGGAAGCGACATCAAAAAGCTACGCAGACAAAAGAGCAGTAAATACAATAAAGATCTCTATCTCAGTAAGTGTGCCCTATGTGAAGAGAGTGTAGAGGATGTTCATCATATCGCTGAACAGAAGCATGCAAATCAGGAAGGGCAGATAGAGCACTTCCATAAAAACCATAAATACAACCTCATCCCTCTATGTAAAAATCATCATAATCTGGTGCATGAAGGAAAAATTAATATCTCTGGATTCGTGATGACAAGTGAAGGGTTAAAATTGCATTATGAGATCAAGAGCTAA
- a CDS encoding AbiV family abortive infection protein, translated as MEVFELISSMVRTDENLIQSVDDFNKAVDHIVQLIQDACTLYMNGSYPTSAFLSISACEEIAKAHIGSFTDGKHPEKNGRNIFRDHRTKHQMAALPTVTVAQRLNEALGSPELQRIMNLAHNSGFVQTRESALYFQRENGSLTIPAEKVDKKLARSLVLFAIEAFDDALVGVTNHTYEMDDITDALFEQIKNT; from the coding sequence ATGGAAGTATTTGAACTTATCAGCAGCATGGTAAGAACGGATGAAAATCTTATTCAAAGTGTTGATGATTTTAACAAAGCAGTTGACCATATAGTTCAGCTTATTCAAGATGCATGTACTTTATACATGAATGGTAGCTATCCAACTTCTGCATTTTTGAGTATAAGTGCATGTGAAGAAATTGCAAAGGCACACATTGGTTCCTTTACTGATGGAAAACATCCAGAAAAAAATGGGCGTAATATATTCCGAGATCATAGAACAAAGCATCAAATGGCTGCATTGCCGACTGTTACAGTGGCGCAACGTTTAAACGAAGCTCTTGGAAGTCCAGAGCTTCAGCGCATAATGAATCTGGCACACAATTCAGGTTTTGTCCAAACTAGAGAAAGTGCACTGTATTTCCAAAGAGAAAACGGTAGCTTAACTATACCAGCTGAGAAAGTAGACAAGAAGCTTGCGAGGTCTTTAGTCTTATTTGCAATTGAAGCATTTGATGATGCGCTAGTTGGAGTCACCAATCACACATATGAAATGGACGACATAACCGATGCCCTGTTCGAACAAATTAAAAACACATAA
- a CDS encoding efflux RND transporter permease subunit, with amino-acid sequence MKRFFELLIQYKFLMLALFIAISGFGYKAYQNIPVDAFPDITPKQVVIYTESAGNSAEDIEKLITYPIEAAMSGLPGVKMILSNSIFGLSYVSIFFEDEYDTYLLRQLVTERLNTVDIPKGWGTPVMGPNTTGLGQVLWYALKDESKTFTPSQLRQMHEYTVTPLLKSVDGVEEVISWGGYEKQYEVLIDPKRLQSVDVTYNEVIEALEKSNQSVGGQYLEFNREQYLIRAAGLYNTLDDIRNTVIRTKDAKTVTVQDVATIQEGKAPRFGAVSVDGKERVFGMVLQRSGTNAAKVVELIKTKMPLVNAALPKGVTLDVIYDRTEITHKAVSTMNSALLTGSILVAITLFLFLFELRSAFIVIVSLPISLLIAFLMMQEYGISANLMSLSGLAIAIGMIVDGTIVVVENSFRLLHDNPKASRAEVIAEATAEVAKPVLFALLIIATVFIPLLSLDGLAGKLYTPMALDIVFVMLGSLAVALLLVPVLSFMMLKQGKHANSPLMHAIKSFYTPMLIFSLKHAKKLVTVTFFIFIVLAGLLSQQGREFMPELNEETIMYRVIAIPGTALTQSVENAQAIENFILETYPKEVLSVLSMIGRSEKGETAQANYMEVLLTLNPEFTEIPKLDKEMTKKLKEKFNFLQFISTQPIAMRIEELLEGVSAELAVKIYGEDQKIMSQIAGEISGILRGIEGLDHAEVETQLGQAQINIKPNYLALSRYGLSIEDVMQVIRYGIGEEAVTQKIEGVKRFGIVAKLKDAKQDINTLKSLVLRSDSGKVVTLEEVCDITVIQGPAFIKREDLSRYMVLSLEVEDRDIATFVEEADAKIKANVNIPDGYYIKWVGDFKNMQEATATLAMIIPITLLLIMLLLYTAFNSFKKAFLILLGVPLGLMGGIVGLLLSGEYLSVSAIVGFIAIFAIAILNGIVLVSFIDELRKKFPTVKTIDLVKDATLLRLRPVLMTAFTTLFGILPLLYATGVGSEIQYPLSVAVTGGIISSTILTLLVLPGLYVLFFKKEE; translated from the coding sequence ATGAAACGATTTTTTGAACTACTTATACAGTATAAATTTCTCATGCTCGCACTTTTCATAGCCATCTCCGGATTTGGCTATAAAGCGTACCAAAATATACCCGTAGATGCCTTTCCGGACATCACACCCAAACAAGTGGTCATCTATACCGAGAGTGCGGGTAACTCTGCTGAAGATATAGAAAAGCTCATTACTTACCCTATAGAAGCGGCTATGTCAGGACTTCCTGGTGTGAAGATGATACTTTCCAACTCCATTTTTGGACTTTCCTATGTTTCTATTTTTTTTGAAGATGAGTATGATACTTACCTCTTGCGTCAACTCGTCACTGAAAGACTCAACACAGTAGACATCCCAAAAGGCTGGGGAACGCCTGTGATGGGTCCAAATACCACTGGCCTTGGACAAGTACTCTGGTATGCACTCAAAGATGAGTCTAAAACATTTACACCAAGCCAACTTAGGCAAATGCATGAATATACGGTTACCCCACTACTTAAATCAGTAGATGGTGTAGAAGAAGTCATCTCGTGGGGTGGCTATGAAAAACAATATGAAGTACTCATAGACCCTAAACGCTTACAGAGTGTAGATGTCACCTATAATGAAGTTATAGAAGCCCTTGAAAAATCAAACCAATCTGTAGGAGGACAATACCTCGAATTTAACCGTGAACAGTACCTTATACGTGCTGCAGGTCTTTATAACACTCTTGATGACATCAGAAATACTGTCATTCGTACCAAAGATGCTAAAACAGTCACCGTTCAAGATGTTGCCACCATCCAAGAAGGCAAAGCACCACGTTTTGGTGCTGTATCAGTAGATGGCAAAGAGAGAGTCTTTGGTATGGTACTGCAACGTTCAGGTACCAATGCAGCTAAAGTTGTTGAACTCATTAAAACAAAAATGCCATTGGTCAATGCTGCACTTCCCAAAGGTGTCACTCTGGATGTCATTTATGACAGAACAGAGATCACGCATAAAGCAGTAAGTACTATGAACTCTGCTCTCCTTACCGGGTCGATCTTGGTTGCTATAACACTCTTTCTATTTTTGTTTGAGTTGCGTTCTGCGTTTATTGTGATTGTCTCCTTACCTATCTCTTTGCTTATCGCATTTTTGATGATGCAGGAGTATGGTATCTCTGCAAATCTCATGTCTCTCTCGGGCCTTGCCATCGCCATAGGGATGATAGTCGATGGTACCATCGTTGTGGTGGAGAACTCCTTTAGGCTGCTTCACGACAACCCCAAGGCATCCAGAGCTGAAGTCATCGCAGAAGCTACTGCCGAAGTGGCAAAACCTGTGCTTTTTGCCCTGCTTATTATCGCTACTGTATTTATACCACTACTTAGCCTTGATGGTCTTGCAGGTAAACTCTATACACCTATGGCTCTAGACATTGTCTTTGTGATGCTTGGTTCACTCGCAGTTGCACTTCTGCTTGTGCCTGTACTTTCATTCATGATGCTCAAACAAGGAAAACATGCCAACAGTCCACTAATGCATGCTATTAAGTCATTTTATACCCCTATGTTAATCTTTTCACTCAAACATGCTAAAAAGTTAGTTACTGTAACCTTTTTCATCTTTATTGTTCTGGCAGGACTTTTGAGCCAGCAAGGTCGTGAGTTTATGCCTGAACTTAATGAAGAGACCATCATGTACAGAGTCATCGCCATCCCTGGAACAGCACTCACTCAAAGTGTAGAAAATGCGCAAGCCATTGAAAATTTCATACTTGAGACGTACCCTAAAGAAGTGCTATCGGTGCTTTCCATGATAGGGCGTAGTGAAAAAGGTGAGACTGCACAAGCCAACTACATGGAAGTACTGCTCACACTCAATCCAGAGTTCACAGAGATACCAAAGCTCGATAAAGAGATGACAAAAAAACTAAAAGAAAAGTTTAACTTCTTACAATTCATTTCTACGCAGCCTATCGCTATGCGTATCGAAGAGTTACTTGAAGGTGTAAGTGCAGAACTTGCTGTTAAAATCTACGGGGAAGACCAAAAAATCATGTCGCAAATAGCTGGTGAAATTTCTGGCATTCTTAGAGGCATAGAAGGGCTTGATCATGCTGAAGTAGAAACACAATTGGGACAGGCGCAAATCAACATCAAACCAAACTACTTAGCTCTTTCACGTTATGGGTTGAGTATAGAAGATGTGATGCAAGTGATTCGTTATGGTATCGGTGAAGAAGCTGTGACACAAAAAATAGAAGGCGTAAAACGTTTTGGTATCGTAGCTAAACTCAAAGATGCAAAACAAGATATCAACACACTGAAATCACTTGTTTTACGTTCAGACTCCGGAAAAGTTGTGACACTTGAAGAAGTATGCGACATAACTGTTATACAGGGTCCTGCTTTCATTAAAAGAGAAGACTTGAGCCGTTATATGGTACTTTCACTCGAAGTAGAAGATCGTGACATTGCTACTTTCGTAGAAGAAGCAGATGCCAAGATAAAAGCCAATGTAAATATACCAGACGGCTACTACATCAAATGGGTGGGTGACTTTAAAAATATGCAAGAAGCCACAGCAACCTTGGCGATGATTATTCCTATTACTTTACTGCTCATTATGCTTTTGCTCTACACCGCATTTAACTCGTTTAAAAAAGCTTTTCTAATCTTGCTTGGTGTGCCTCTAGGTCTCATGGGTGGGATAGTCGGACTTTTACTCTCTGGTGAGTATCTTTCGGTCTCTGCTATTGTTGGATTCATTGCTATTTTTGCCATCGCTATACTCAACGGCATTGTTCTTGTATCTTTTATAGATGAGTTGCGCAAAAAATTCCCCACAGTCAAAACCATAGACTTGGTAAAAGATGCCACGCTCTTACGGCTCAGACCTGTACTTATGACAGCCTTTACCACACTCTTTGGGATATTACCTCTACTTTATGCTACAGGTGTAGGCTCAGAGATACAGTATCCACTTTCTGTAGCTGTAACAGGAGGGATTATCTCTTCTACGATACTCACTCTTTTAGTTTTACCGGGCTTGTATGTGTTGTTCTTTAAAAAAGAGGAATAA
- a CDS encoding efflux RND transporter periplasmic adaptor subunit: protein MTKYLLLLLPLLSFASAIKVEHAQLKPLGKMIQTNAQITQLSDQKQEIVSRLSGHLERYYVQAGQHVKNGEKVALIESIELSKMSAAYLALIQQSKAAEIQKNATMKLHQKGLSSQNDLSNAIISLEEIRSKKNALASQLKSLGINPTTLKEATDKLTIYAHADGVVGQITAPLHSNVDAQTLLMTLVNQSGYYAVAYLGVNDAMKITKETKGWINVAEKQYPSTFVQLLPNIDPETQRAKVLFSIDQSPSNLLLGAFNEMDIALAPYTNTVMVKKSALSLFKGEWVVFVEKEHEEAEHHDEKPDHDHDKEDKEHEEHEDSDDEEGEEHEEAPYEAKVVEIVAYAGDDVAVKGLKADEEYVSEGVYFVKSMILKSSLGDGD, encoded by the coding sequence ATGACTAAATATTTACTTTTACTTTTGCCACTTTTAAGTTTTGCCTCTGCTATTAAAGTAGAGCATGCACAGCTCAAGCCATTGGGGAAAATGATACAAACCAATGCGCAGATCACCCAACTCTCAGACCAAAAACAAGAGATAGTTTCACGTCTCTCTGGACACCTGGAAAGATACTATGTCCAAGCAGGACAGCACGTTAAGAATGGAGAAAAAGTAGCACTCATAGAATCTATAGAACTCTCTAAAATGTCAGCAGCCTACTTGGCACTTATTCAGCAAAGCAAAGCTGCAGAGATACAAAAAAATGCAACGATGAAGCTGCATCAAAAAGGCTTAAGTTCACAAAATGACTTGAGCAATGCTATTATCTCTCTAGAAGAGATACGTTCAAAGAAAAATGCTTTGGCTTCACAGCTCAAATCTTTAGGTATTAACCCTACCACACTCAAAGAAGCAACTGATAAACTTACTATCTATGCGCATGCTGATGGTGTAGTGGGTCAAATTACCGCACCACTTCACTCAAATGTAGATGCACAAACCCTACTCATGACACTGGTTAATCAAAGTGGCTACTACGCAGTAGCCTATCTTGGTGTCAATGACGCAATGAAAATCACAAAAGAGACCAAAGGATGGATAAATGTTGCAGAGAAACAATACCCTTCTACTTTTGTACAGCTACTGCCAAATATTGATCCTGAAACACAACGTGCCAAAGTGCTGTTCAGTATCGATCAAAGCCCATCTAATTTACTTTTAGGTGCTTTTAATGAGATGGACATTGCACTGGCACCGTATACAAATACTGTGATGGTGAAAAAATCTGCTTTGAGTCTTTTTAAAGGTGAATGGGTTGTATTTGTAGAAAAAGAACATGAAGAAGCGGAACATCATGATGAAAAACCTGACCACGATCATGACAAAGAAGACAAAGAGCATGAAGAACATGAAGATAGCGATGACGAAGAGGGAGAAGAGCATGAAGAAGCACCCTATGAAGCAAAAGTCGTTGAGATTGTTGCGTATGCAGGAGATGATGTAGCCGTTAAAGGCCTCAAAGCAGATGAAGAGTATGTGAGTGAAGGTGTTTATTTTGTAAAATCAATGATACTCAAGTCTTCTCTTGGCGATGGCGATTAG
- the infC gene encoding translation initiation factor IF-3, with product MSRQQDRSRGRKKGDDVIMNDAIRANELRVLSDDGEQLGIISKSEALQIAEERGLDLVLMSPDAKPPVAKIMDYGKHKYELEKKKKEAKKKQKTIDVKEVKFSCKIAENDINYKVKHAREFLEKGKHVKLRVFLRGREMANPEWGVEVLNRVWPMLEDIGNLESKPTQEGRYINMYVTPQKK from the coding sequence TTGAGTAGACAACAAGATAGAAGCAGAGGCAGAAAAAAAGGTGATGATGTCATTATGAATGACGCTATCAGAGCGAATGAACTTAGGGTACTCAGTGATGACGGAGAGCAGCTTGGTATCATCTCTAAGTCTGAAGCACTGCAAATAGCAGAAGAGAGAGGTTTAGATCTTGTTCTTATGTCACCTGATGCGAAACCTCCTGTTGCTAAAATCATGGACTACGGTAAACACAAATACGAGCTTGAGAAAAAGAAAAAAGAAGCAAAAAAGAAGCAGAAGACCATCGATGTAAAAGAGGTCAAGTTCTCTTGTAAGATTGCTGAGAATGATATCAACTATAAAGTAAAACATGCCAGAGAGTTCTTGGAGAAAGGGAAGCATGTAAAACTTCGCGTCTTCCTTAGAGGACGCGAGATGGCAAACCCTGAATGGGGCGTAGAAGTGCTTAACCGTGTCTGGCCTATGCTTGAAGATATCGGAAACCTGGAGAGTAAACCTACACAAGAGGGGCGCTACATTAACATGTATGTGACACCTCAAAAGAAATAA
- a CDS encoding UPF0489 family protein, translated as MDYINKIIFSNNEEYFEEIYPNIWIMDNHKWSLYCWELYREENDIPSTLVHLDYHWDAINDYQEDESIIKDMNLETMKDVLIEENYIRKDSFIAPSIIRGYVNRVDFHCFQTDTEIGLDESLLINYGAKQNIHDKIEDLIHSIGNKKIILDLDLDIFNKSSYYLEGDLWSEQEIENYVYTIAPLIEQAKIITIAMSYGFSGSDQDREYITKLVTPIIVNIREKYNKSLERNKLSCG; from the coding sequence ATGGATTATATCAATAAAATAATTTTTTCAAATAATGAAGAATATTTTGAGGAAATATACCCAAATATATGGATTATGGATAATCACAAATGGTCATTGTATTGCTGGGAACTATATAGAGAAGAAAACGATATTCCTTCTACTTTAGTTCATCTAGATTATCATTGGGATGCGATAAATGACTATCAAGAAGATGAGTCTATAATCAAAGATATGAATCTAGAAACGATGAAGGATGTACTTATTGAAGAAAACTATATTAGAAAGGATTCTTTCATTGCTCCATCAATAATTAGAGGTTATGTAAATAGAGTGGATTTTCACTGTTTTCAAACAGATACAGAAATTGGATTAGATGAAAGCTTATTGATTAATTATGGTGCCAAACAAAACATCCATGATAAAATTGAAGACTTAATACACTCTATAGGCAATAAAAAAATTATATTAGACTTAGACTTAGATATATTTAATAAATCAAGCTATTACTTAGAGGGGGATTTGTGGAGTGAACAAGAAATTGAAAATTATGTTTATACGATTGCCCCATTAATTGAACAAGCTAAAATAATTACAATAGCTATGTCATATGGATTTAGTGGGAGTGATCAAGATAGAGAATATATAACAAAATTAGTTACTCCTATCATTGTAAATATTAGGGAAAAATATAACAAATCATTGGAGAGAAATAAATTATCCTGCGGCTAA
- a CDS encoding TolC family protein — MKKIITIFLSLSLGLFAMSYEQFKKYIEKNAKALQSQALSLQTTQEENKILLRTQNPTLEIEASRFNPNSIESRFGYSVIASQTVRTGNYYGGLEDQATASTLLQQAYVHDGKAGYFRTLENLYTEYVYQSKLLALLQEEYTLSNKMTDMVHERYKSGSENKVAYLQAKTDTMMLKTQMYTTKQEMHKLYYQLLAIAGLSMKVSLEKHFIYSVSTQTSSVAKTNPKEQILEAKKKLLESKIRINESSINSYKVYGGIEDEPEQSILRIGVSIPLPIWNEKSEEKALAKLQMQQLSLDKEQLNIDLISQKEMIKASIRELSEQYRSLKNLKKEQQILNDILQEGYKIAQGSIFEMMSAKNKLIQTQKSLLQTHKTINNQKIELRFIQGQYND; from the coding sequence ATGAAAAAAATCATAACGATTTTTTTGAGCTTATCTCTTGGTCTATTTGCCATGAGTTACGAACAGTTCAAAAAATATATAGAGAAAAATGCAAAAGCATTACAAAGTCAAGCACTTTCACTACAAACAACACAAGAAGAAAATAAAATTCTCTTGCGAACACAGAATCCTACACTCGAAATCGAAGCTTCTAGATTTAATCCTAATAGTATTGAGTCCCGTTTTGGATACTCTGTCATCGCTTCACAAACGGTACGTACAGGTAACTACTATGGAGGCTTGGAAGATCAAGCAACTGCCTCTACTTTGTTGCAACAAGCTTACGTTCATGATGGCAAAGCAGGTTATTTTAGAACACTAGAGAATTTGTATACAGAGTATGTCTACCAGAGTAAACTCTTAGCACTACTACAAGAGGAGTACACACTTTCAAATAAAATGACTGACATGGTGCATGAACGATATAAAAGTGGCTCTGAAAACAAAGTTGCCTATTTGCAAGCCAAGACAGACACTATGATGCTTAAAACGCAAATGTACACCACTAAACAAGAGATGCATAAACTCTATTATCAACTCTTAGCTATTGCAGGACTTAGCATGAAAGTTTCTTTAGAAAAGCACTTTATCTATTCTGTATCCACACAAACAAGTTCTGTAGCTAAAACCAACCCAAAAGAACAGATACTTGAAGCAAAAAAGAAACTACTTGAAAGCAAAATTCGCATAAATGAAAGTAGTATCAATAGTTATAAAGTGTATGGCGGTATAGAAGATGAACCAGAACAATCTATCTTAAGAATAGGTGTTTCTATACCTTTACCAATCTGGAATGAAAAAAGTGAAGAAAAAGCCCTTGCAAAACTACAGATGCAACAACTTAGTTTGGATAAAGAGCAATTAAACATTGATCTGATCTCTCAAAAAGAGATGATTAAAGCTTCTATCAGAGAATTATCAGAGCAATACCGTTCACTCAAAAACCTTAAAAAAGAGCAGCAAATACTCAATGACATACTTCAAGAAGGATATAAAATCGCACAAGGATCTATTTTTGAGATGATGAGTGCAAAAAATAAACTCATACAAACACAAAAATCACTTTTGCAAACACACAAAACGATTAACAATCAAAAAATAGAATTACGTTTCATACAAGGACAATACAATGACTAA